The nucleotide sequence AAGCAACAATACTTTTAAAGCGATTTGTCAAACGCTGATCTTTAAATACACACCCTGATAGCTCATCATTTAGCCACAAAGCCATTGTTAGTTTACCCAGAAGTCCTTTTTGGGAAGCTAAAGTGACATAACCTAGTATTCATTGCAAGTTTATGGGTAATTAAATGCCATCGATGGTGGTCATAACAAAACCTAGAAATGATTCGCGACGGACATAGATAGACGTACTGACGGAAAATCACTAAGGAGAAGTTTGGAGTCTTCCCGTATGGTTTCATTAGAAACTCACCCACCTTATTGGGTGAAAGCTAACAATCTAATGTGAGGTAGTTCTCAGAAAGCATATGTTAATTGAATCCTAAAGAGGGTAATAATATGTAGTCTAAATAAAAATTTTAAAAAGTTTTGTGGAGTGCCAATCAAATGTCTTTACCTCCAGCAAGTAATGATCAGTCAGTCAATAATTCAATATCTACCATTAATGATGACACTCCTGAGGTTGTTCATTCAAGCCCTTCACGGCAGAAAACTAAACGGGAAAGTAAAGCAAAAAAACAAAGCACTAATAAAGGATTGCCTTTAAAAATATTATCTAATATAAGTTCTGCTAGGGTAATACAAGCACTATTGAATGAGCAGCAAGAAGATAATGGCAGTTCAGATTATTCGAAACAATCTTATAATCACACTAATACCATCAAATCCAATAAAGCTAGGCATTTTAGTGTAAATAACACGAAATTATTAAACAAACAGCTAAAAAATCAAGGCGTAAAAATTACAGTAGATTCAACCAGTGATTCACAACAAGAAGCAAAACTTGTTACAACAATAGTGAATGAATTATATCAACGGGAGCAGGATGTTAACAGTGGCTTACCTTCTGTTATTTCTTCTTTGCAGGGAGTGACTATTCATCTTGGAAAAGTAACAGAGAAAGGCTATGAACATTGTGCTGCTGTATACAATGATAAAACTAATACAATAACGCTTGATTTAAACAAAATAAAGCAATTGGGTTTGTCAGTGCAACAAGTACTGATACATGAAGCGTTACATGCACAAGATGATTTAGCTGCAGAAAAAAGTGGACTTACTTCTAGTAGTAATACTGAAGCAAAAATTCGGCAAAAAGAAGCTGAGTATGGCCAGAAGCTAGGCAGTAATATTTTTAAAAATCCAGTTGTATCTAACGATCCTATTAGTACTGATGCAATTCACCCCTATAATCCTCAGCCGCAAAAAATAATTACTGATATTTCAAATTTGCCAGAATTATTAAAGCCTGTAAATATGCCGGTTGTGTACTCCACTTCTGATGGAGGGCTATATATTAGTTCTCTAAATAAGAGTGAACAAAGGATTGATCATTATTTAGGGAACTCTCATGATATTTATTTGCAAGCAAGCCCTTTATTTCCCACTACAGCGATAGCATATAACCCGAAAGATCGTAGCTACTATCTGTCTAACGGTGGAAAAGAGTTATTAAAGCTGACAGAGAATGGTGATTTGTGTCGGGTGAGTAATTTTAATTGGGACTATAATAAAAATGGCTATATTGGTGCGCTTGCATTTTTAGATGATGGTACGGCAGTTGTTGGCACATACAAAAATCAATTTAGGGAAAGCCAGCACGATCGAGAGACATTAACCATATTTCGATTAGATACAAGCAAGTCTTGGTATGCAACACGGGTCGATACTAATGCAGATGTGACCCAGTCTGGTGATATTGCTCGGGACATGGTAGTACGTGACGGAAAAATATTAACGTTAACCAATCCAAATACAATTACATCACTAGATCCTTTATCAGGAAAAATTGAGCAATTAGCACACTTTAAATCACCTCAAGGGCATAAATTAAGCGTAATGGGATCAATTGCGTTATCGGCATTACGTGAAGGTAATAATAATGAGCTTTATGCTATTTCCTCAAGTGGGAAAGAGTATAAAGTTGATTTTGCTGCGGGTACCCTTGAGGAAACGGGTAAAACCTATAAACGTGGCAAAGGTTATTATCTTACAGATGCTGAGTCACCTGCTCGTCAGCCTGGGCAAGGTATATCATGGTGGCAGCAAGCCAAGTGGGTGTCTCATAGTGAGGAAGTTACTAGTCCCAACCCGGTTCGTTTACCAGATGTGTTAACAGTACCAGAAATTCAAACAGTTGATGAGCAAACAAATATACCTCATTCCCATTACCAAGAAATGAGACGTAGGGTTCGTGCTTGGCAAAATCAACAGCGTGCAATTAGTAATTTGGATGCATTATTAAATCGGACGACTGATGCAGATAATCAGCAGTCGCAGCGTGCTGAAGGAAAAACTGCTTGGGCAGAAGTATGGAGTAGGATGTATCCTACGGGCTCTTTAAAAAATCTAGGTGTGAGTGTTGGTCCTTGGGACCAGAGTAGAACAGGCTCCCACTCAATTGGTAAACGAACGATTGCTGGCAAATTATTTGGTTATGCCGCATCCGCAAAAAATTTAATGCTACCACTAAAAAATTTATTTTCCAGGCTGGATAAAAACTATCAGGCTAATTTAGAAAATAGTGTGAGTGATAGTAAAAAAATATTCAACAGTTATGTGGTACAGGAGCAGTTGAGCCGATTGCTTGGTTTAAGTCCTCCCCCAATACATGGTGATGTGAACCAAAAAGCACTTTACAGTAAAGAGCTATCAGAAAAATTCAGTGCGTTTATCAATACGATGCCTGAAGGGGGTAAGTTTACCCTAGGTTCTGAAGGAACAATTTCTTTAAAGTGGGCTACAACATCAATCGTTGATATTATGGGTACAGGGATTAGCGATAACCTTAATATTGGTGCATTAGCTAAAACAGGTATTAAAGGTGACAATAGTATCGAGTTTGAAAAAGATGCTAATGGTATGAAAGTTACTATGGGAGCCAATGGAAAATTTGAAGGTTTAACCCTCGAAGTAGGGACTTATCAATTCGCTAATAAAGTTGATAATGTTAATTACTTTGTGGCTCCCTATGCTGAAGGTGACTTAAAGTTGTTTGAAACAACTAAAAAACTTAAAACAACTGCGTATCTTGAAAGTAATGATGTCACTAATTTAATTGATATGTTGAGTAAGGGAGATAAAGCGTTAAATTTTGATTGGCTAGTAAACCATGGTAGGCGGAATCCTGAGGCCACCAAAGGGATTGATTTTAAACCAGTAGACTTGAGTGTAACAGGTGTTGTCGCTTCAGGTACAACAGATGTAGATTCACCTTTTCAAACCGGAGAGCAAGGTGCTATTGGTTTAGGAAAATCTGCTGGCTTAAAACTTGGTGCAGGGGTAGCAGCCTCAGGGAGTTATACATTTAAATGGGAAGCAAAAGCTAATGGTGAGTCTGATGATTTTTCAGTTAAGTATAAAGGTAAAGAACGTGATTGGGGGTTGAAAGCAACTTTTAGTCTTTGGTCTCGCCTAACTAAAATTACTTACCCTGATTTCAGTGATAGTGTTTCAACAACTTGGGGTGGAGGCGGCCACTCATTCTTGATTAGTGATCTGAAAGAAAAAATAAAAGACTATGATGATGCAAAAAAAGCTGCAAAGAGCAATAATAATCCTAATGTAGATGAGTTGCCTGATAACAACAGATTCTATCATACAACAGGTAGTCTTAGTGGTAGTAACTTGGCTGATAGGGTTAAATATTATCCAGATCTTGCTCAAATATTGAATAATGACCCAGACGCTATGTGGCGTTTAAAAAATGCACTTAAGCATAAAGCAGAAGGTGCAACATTTATTAAAATAGAGCGAAAACTAAAAGATGATAAATGGCAGCAGGTGCAGCAGTTGTCATCTCAACGTGATGGTTTTAATCAACGCCTGACGGAGTTGAATAGTCAAATATCAGGTGATATTACAGATTCAGAAAAACAACATTTGCAGCAACAAATAGAGCAGGTTGGTAAAGATATTTTAGCATCTAAAACTAACATACAGAATATACTAAATAATAAAGAGAATTTTGCTGTTAGTGGTTATGAGATAATGGAAACACGCAGTATTGAGCAAAAGCGTGGATTTAATATCACCATAATTGGACTTGATAGCAAAAATAGCATGAAGCTGGTTAATTCTATTTTTCGAGAGGACATTGACCCAGCAATTGGGATTTCGAGAATGACTAGCGAGCAACGAGGTATCGGCTCGTTGGAGGAAAATAAAGGCAGAGCATTACAAATAGTCCGTGATGCAATGGGCAATAACTCTATTAAGCGTCGACAACAATTCAAAACAAACCAAGAGACGATAGAAAAAATTCGGCAATTAGCGATTAATGGCTTGGCTTCTCCCCAAGAGTTAGCAGATCTTGAGCGGTTTGATCAGTATTTACAACGACTTGGAGATGGAACTAATCTAACAGGACTTTTCGATACATTGAGTCTGCCCACACAAGCTGGCCACCAATATGATATTATGGATTCAGATCGTGCCGCGAGAATTATTCAGGAAGGTATTAGTACTAGTAATAAAGAAAATACAGCAGCTGGATTTGTTATCCAACGAAAATTTACCATTAATAATGAAGACCATTGGTTGCCCGCTTTCATTGTTACGCGCAATAGTAATGGGCGTATAGAACTGCGCAATTCTCAAGGTAAGCTCATCGACCATCACCGTAATGTATTAGGTGATAACCGCTTTCGGAAAATACTAGAGCAGTTTTTGCAAGGTGAAGGAGTTACTAACGAATATAAAGTACTTAAGGCTAAGCCAAATTTTGTAAATGAATTTAGTAATATAAGACAAAATAATTATGACCCTTCGTCTAGTTCAACAATAATTGAAACTGAATTTGATCGATTACAACGAAGTGATCAAAAAGTTAAAATTGATTTAACCTTAGGAACCAATGCCTACCGAGGTCCAATTACTCAAGTGCTTGTTGATGGCCGGGTTATCACTGTCGATAGAGCAAGTGATGAAATTACCATTACACGCCGAAACCCAACTGAAGCTAACCCTAGTCATGTCACTACAACTACTAAGCGAATATCAGGTAATGACCTGTATCAATCAATTGCAGATAAAATTGAAATTCAACACAATACAAAAAATAATAAGCCTATTTACGTAACAAAAGCAGAAGCTTATGCACTGGATATTCATATTAGAGAAATGGGAAAACCCGATTTTAAACCCATTACAGCTAATACTGATTTTAGTGCTGGTGCTGAATTATCTTGGCGATTTGATAAGGCAGTAGCCGCCTTGTTACAGGACTCGGTAAATTTTGGTCGGAATCGCCAACTATTTTTAAAAGCAACCATTGTTTCAGGGAATGGTTCTCCATTAACCAGTGATGAAGCAAAGTTTGAAACGAAAGTTGCTGAATTACTGGGTACAACAAATGATTACGATGATTTTTTAGGAAAGCTAAATGAATGGACAAAAGGAAATAAAAAGAATATTACTAATGAAGTTAATACTGCATTACAAAGTGATCCAAAAAACAGCCTGATCGAGCGTGTAAGTACTAATGATAAAGGTGAGTTTGTCATCCACTACACTGAGGAAGGAAAAAGTAAGGTTGCAGCACAAGATTTAGTAAATTATATCAATCATAGAGAACCACAAGTAACGTTAACTAATAATGATCGCCATATACTTGAAAGGCTAACACAGAGATATCGACGCAATATACAAATTGAACATGTTGATGCTAATGGTAATAGAATAGGGGAAATAGAAAACTTTGGTAAAAATACTAGCTCCCTACATGAATCGATTTATTTAATAAGAACTGTAGATGCTCAAGGGCGTGAATCATT is from Spartinivicinus poritis and encodes:
- a CDS encoding LysM peptidoglycan-binding domain-containing protein; the encoded protein is MSLPPASNDQSVNNSISTINDDTPEVVHSSPSRQKTKRESKAKKQSTNKGLPLKILSNISSARVIQALLNEQQEDNGSSDYSKQSYNHTNTIKSNKARHFSVNNTKLLNKQLKNQGVKITVDSTSDSQQEAKLVTTIVNELYQREQDVNSGLPSVISSLQGVTIHLGKVTEKGYEHCAAVYNDKTNTITLDLNKIKQLGLSVQQVLIHEALHAQDDLAAEKSGLTSSSNTEAKIRQKEAEYGQKLGSNIFKNPVVSNDPISTDAIHPYNPQPQKIITDISNLPELLKPVNMPVVYSTSDGGLYISSLNKSEQRIDHYLGNSHDIYLQASPLFPTTAIAYNPKDRSYYLSNGGKELLKLTENGDLCRVSNFNWDYNKNGYIGALAFLDDGTAVVGTYKNQFRESQHDRETLTIFRLDTSKSWYATRVDTNADVTQSGDIARDMVVRDGKILTLTNPNTITSLDPLSGKIEQLAHFKSPQGHKLSVMGSIALSALREGNNNELYAISSSGKEYKVDFAAGTLEETGKTYKRGKGYYLTDAESPARQPGQGISWWQQAKWVSHSEEVTSPNPVRLPDVLTVPEIQTVDEQTNIPHSHYQEMRRRVRAWQNQQRAISNLDALLNRTTDADNQQSQRAEGKTAWAEVWSRMYPTGSLKNLGVSVGPWDQSRTGSHSIGKRTIAGKLFGYAASAKNLMLPLKNLFSRLDKNYQANLENSVSDSKKIFNSYVVQEQLSRLLGLSPPPIHGDVNQKALYSKELSEKFSAFINTMPEGGKFTLGSEGTISLKWATTSIVDIMGTGISDNLNIGALAKTGIKGDNSIEFEKDANGMKVTMGANGKFEGLTLEVGTYQFANKVDNVNYFVAPYAEGDLKLFETTKKLKTTAYLESNDVTNLIDMLSKGDKALNFDWLVNHGRRNPEATKGIDFKPVDLSVTGVVASGTTDVDSPFQTGEQGAIGLGKSAGLKLGAGVAASGSYTFKWEAKANGESDDFSVKYKGKERDWGLKATFSLWSRLTKITYPDFSDSVSTTWGGGGHSFLISDLKEKIKDYDDAKKAAKSNNNPNVDELPDNNRFYHTTGSLSGSNLADRVKYYPDLAQILNNDPDAMWRLKNALKHKAEGATFIKIERKLKDDKWQQVQQLSSQRDGFNQRLTELNSQISGDITDSEKQHLQQQIEQVGKDILASKTNIQNILNNKENFAVSGYEIMETRSIEQKRGFNITIIGLDSKNSMKLVNSIFREDIDPAIGISRMTSEQRGIGSLEENKGRALQIVRDAMGNNSIKRRQQFKTNQETIEKIRQLAINGLASPQELADLERFDQYLQRLGDGTNLTGLFDTLSLPTQAGHQYDIMDSDRAARIIQEGISTSNKENTAAGFVIQRKFTINNEDHWLPAFIVTRNSNGRIELRNSQGKLIDHHRNVLGDNRFRKILEQFLQGEGVTNEYKVLKAKPNFVNEFSNIRQNNYDPSSSSTIIETEFDRLQRSDQKVKIDLTLGTNAYRGPITQVLVDGRVITVDRASDEITITRRNPTEANPSHVTTTTKRISGNDLYQSIADKIEIQHNTKNNKPIYVTKAEAYALDIHIREMGKPDFKPITANTDFSAGAELSWRFDKAVAALLQDSVNFGRNRQLFLKATIVSGNGSPLTSDEAKFETKVAELLGTTNDYDDFLGKLNEWTKGNKKNITNEVNTALQSDPKNSLIERVSTNDKGEFVIHYTEEGKSKVAAQDLVNYINHREPQVTLTNNDRHILERLTQRYRRNIQIEHVDANGNRIGEIENFGKNTSSLHESIYLIRTVDAQGRESFQVKFSGNTATVNVQPSEPRSDVNSLFRAFYWAFNGENGGIRPPESIIRVAQESLTNDILRNPGSSIKDIINDKQPITNFQGLRNQLAVDLPESVAKKAQKILGREQVNTDLADIVQQQRDQRDRTLKSGWGQRAMSLYGTFGTANGLRLFGTSIAQGTFDPKNPLAYLQASSTLLGATEELLSGAADIGDIAKRLKLRMPKGTKAMKLMRSMFGGSKGMKALGGISKLSKLGKVAGPLSVVTGALDIVNGAFSIKDGVLRLRAGDELAKFDIASGSFDVIAGGLGMAAGVMLLNPATAPFAPIVAIGALIMGAISQSLQAAKAIKEYEKEVGPLSTGDKIGYGLASFFGLGDVTKWGKKLKEVRREKAITERKEMIANQKELIEQVFRMSGDMKTDTSAMYPGAATYLYGQHPSMRKMTQTELEASNKKLKELGVSDEEIERLTPDTLDDGPGSIMTEKRGFGSLEKAIFYDVNDGFDPNNAKGYQRVNQQTDTQLRENTGSRTLAFAYRGSAKDRFVNGFEDKSNSFIATEAVGQSYFGKTKDDSSVFTTGRSALLIEGRENLQKVLLEEAKSTNDKALEKNVNYSFDWIYERANGDAAQVIAVFKSGKLPNQAYWDKLHEIENDKTIDNTLRKERVTAHISSQRSVFAVFNEVKQDQHALNVARVYLTEKQLGSVGESLTKSRQIDFHGDEGRDSVSFILNPANQQDRTQKNNQITVTAGASVTYTVKPGDSWWGITQQYFGANNGHKYETLQEVNQLAAKRGLQPGDVLKIPMVTHQVSQGDTWWEIARSHYGDGEKYRLLQQANANIVKKGLQAGDVVRIPPSTAALGENTKIVISENESDSSLTATGTESFMIQGNHKTGIIDVNLNTQHDDSLINGKTFMLGGSDVVRLKTGKGKDNVFQIENADLAIINVGHTKSAFVLGNQIKGNVLFHNTNAEGDDTTVIDISAWKSIEELRFELSDGRLKVIDAFSERSLYIDDKSSVLLMAKDSQGREVTLGQEQIELLQLNQRLAGTNLISNDIEYIQGSKTITLDEDDLQIQLRGEGTATIQRSAANQDVLFIVDKGIQLNLSDIHNGDRFKLNGIKFENTEIINNSISHSAVQQPVVQINAAKTLAANLQFTVEYDDKLVRYYTDDAGRLRLQPTMPLETDTAQQQQPAAMPKGTRVFNKLDTSIPSLFQNYVNELWRLPNGLIIDAKAGKVFDQQGYQYKHATYDAENKKIIYSTNYNNQLEIDFSNPSQENIKSRIAPFEAKVLADGRWQFMGNKRYDTGRYVTDNFVVDPQSWRVYVSQYDYSDLQYKQVTHTDGSSEYAWFSHLGMQRVNDDPVKYLWFRYDGARGKHLIVDSATGPGYLYSNEKVVGLTPDQFYQTILSAKRGNLDKGRFEALPGDGSADRPEKMFLYSRWVPGHDDKYLTDAYYKDKPELAKVLKYFYQDLKTEGKTTEDYVR